In Niallia sp. FSL W8-0635, one genomic interval encodes:
- a CDS encoding assimilatory sulfite reductase (NADPH) flavoprotein subunit → MQLQVINSPFNQEQTELLNRLLPNLTESQKIWLSGYLSASTTVVATEGTPNLATELTEQKTTDPITKDITILFGSQTGNAQSLAKNHGNRLKELGFNVTVQSMSDFKPNNLKKIQNLLIIVSTHGEGDPPDTAIAFHEFLHGKRAPKLQDFHYSVLALGDSSYEFFCETGKQFDERLEELGGTRLYPRVDCDLDFDEPASEWFEGIVGGLNLQSKSTVSTAISPTALSIQDSGYSRSNPYYAEVLDIINLNGRGSNKETLHVELSIEDAGISFQPGDSLGIFPNNDPELVELLITELGFSPTESVTINKQGEVLAFREALLTYYEITVLTKPLLQKFSEIASNPSLDELLAKGNEDKLKAYLNGRDLLDLIQDFGPIQIDAQTFVSLLRKLPTRLYSIASSYQANPDEVHLTIGAVRYHANGRDRNGVCSVQIAERIQPGDKLPIYVQNNENFKLPENPDTPIIMVGPGTGVAPFRSFLQEREEIGATGKSWLFFGDQHFVTDFLYQTEWQNWLKDGVLTKMNIAFSRDTAEKVYVQHRMLEHSKELFEWLEEGAVLYICGDEKHMAHDVHQTLLAIIQKEGQMSLEKAEEYVAAMNQNKRYQRDVY, encoded by the coding sequence TTGCAGCTTCAAGTAATAAACAGTCCGTTTAATCAAGAACAAACAGAATTATTAAACCGCCTTTTACCAAATTTAACAGAATCACAAAAAATTTGGCTGAGTGGCTACTTATCTGCTTCCACGACAGTTGTCGCAACAGAGGGGACACCTAATTTAGCTACAGAATTAACGGAACAAAAGACAACTGATCCAATAACAAAAGACATTACCATTCTCTTTGGATCACAAACAGGTAATGCACAAAGCCTTGCCAAAAATCATGGCAATCGCTTAAAAGAACTAGGATTTAATGTTACCGTGCAGTCAATGAGTGACTTTAAACCGAATAATCTTAAAAAAATACAAAATCTTCTTATTATTGTTAGTACACATGGGGAAGGTGACCCACCAGATACTGCAATTGCCTTCCACGAGTTTCTACATGGGAAGCGAGCACCTAAACTACAGGATTTTCATTATTCTGTTTTGGCGCTTGGCGATAGTTCTTATGAATTCTTTTGTGAAACAGGAAAGCAATTTGATGAGCGTTTAGAAGAACTAGGTGGAACTAGACTTTATCCACGTGTTGATTGTGATCTCGACTTTGATGAACCCGCAAGTGAATGGTTTGAAGGAATAGTTGGTGGCTTGAATCTCCAATCGAAATCAACAGTATCTACTGCCATTAGCCCAACAGCACTTTCCATTCAAGATTCTGGCTATTCTCGCAGTAATCCTTATTATGCTGAAGTATTAGACATTATTAATCTCAATGGCCGTGGTTCAAATAAAGAGACCCTACATGTAGAGCTTTCTATTGAGGATGCAGGAATTTCCTTTCAGCCAGGGGACAGCCTAGGAATATTCCCGAATAACGATCCTGAGCTAGTAGAGCTTTTAATAACAGAATTAGGCTTCTCTCCAACAGAGAGTGTAACAATTAACAAACAGGGAGAAGTTCTTGCTTTTCGTGAAGCTTTGTTAACATACTACGAAATTACTGTACTAACAAAGCCACTATTGCAAAAGTTTTCCGAAATAGCCTCCAATCCATCTTTAGATGAACTACTAGCTAAAGGGAACGAGGATAAATTAAAAGCTTATTTGAATGGTCGTGACCTACTAGACCTTATCCAAGATTTTGGACCGATACAAATAGATGCACAAACATTTGTATCCTTGCTTCGCAAACTGCCGACGCGTCTTTATTCAATCGCTAGCAGTTATCAAGCAAATCCAGATGAAGTACATTTAACTATCGGTGCTGTTCGTTATCATGCAAACGGTCGAGACCGCAATGGAGTATGCTCCGTTCAAATCGCTGAACGTATTCAGCCTGGTGACAAACTACCAATTTATGTACAAAACAATGAAAATTTCAAGCTTCCTGAAAATCCAGATACCCCGATTATTATGGTTGGTCCTGGAACAGGGGTAGCACCATTCCGTTCATTCTTACAAGAAAGAGAAGAAATCGGCGCTACAGGAAAATCATGGCTTTTCTTTGGAGACCAACATTTTGTGACAGATTTTCTTTATCAAACAGAATGGCAAAATTGGCTTAAAGATGGTGTATTAACAAAGATGAATATTGCTTTTTCCCGGGATACGGCAGAAAAAGTCTATGTGCAGCATCGCATGCTTGAACATAGTAAAGAGCTATTTGAATGGCTAGAAGAAGGCGCGGTTCTCTATATTTGTGGAGACGAAAAGCATATGGCACACGATGTCCATCAAACACTTCTTGCTATTATTCAAAAAGAAGGTCAAATGTCATTAGAAAAAGCGGAAGAATATGTAGCAGCTATGAATCAAAACAAACGTTATCAACGTGATGTTTATTAA
- a CDS encoding CBO0543 family protein, with protein MERKILRFLFLLGIGLLPVIFRKKPAKDWFLVFFFKGYLSSFVDSIVTSEKWLNFPVRFLPKHFQINVLFDYLLFPITCVAYNQISYHSKFPGVILKSFYLSIPMTFVEFLLEKYTKLISYKKGWHWYDTLLTETCTFLLSRACIGLVRKLDKDNKKQSIH; from the coding sequence GTGGAACGGAAAATATTAAGATTCCTTTTCCTATTAGGAATTGGGCTTTTACCAGTTATCTTTAGAAAAAAACCAGCAAAAGATTGGTTTCTAGTCTTCTTTTTTAAAGGATATTTGTCCAGTTTTGTTGATAGCATTGTTACTTCTGAGAAATGGCTTAATTTTCCTGTTCGGTTTTTGCCAAAGCATTTTCAAATCAATGTTTTATTTGATTATTTATTATTCCCAATCACTTGTGTTGCTTATAATCAAATAAGCTATCATTCCAAATTCCCTGGAGTTATACTCAAATCATTTTATTTAAGTATCCCGATGACCTTCGTGGAGTTTCTATTAGAAAAATACACAAAATTAATAAGCTATAAAAAAGGTTGGCATTGGTATGATACTTTGTTAACAGAAACTTGTACTTTCTTGCTTTCTAGAGCTTGCATTGGCCTTGTTCGAAAATTAGACAAGGATAATAAAAAACAATCGATCCATTAA
- a CDS encoding GNAT family N-acetyltransferase yields MNIIIDPVTSKEVIALLEDHLHSMTLHSPPESIHALDVEGLRKPEVTFWSAWEDGELTGCGALKELDDKHGEVKSMKTSPNHLRKGVARKLLLHIMEEAKNRGYSRLSLETGSMDAFLPAKRLYERLGFEYCGPFSDYEEDPNSVFMTLEL; encoded by the coding sequence ATGAACATTATAATCGACCCTGTTACATCGAAAGAGGTTATTGCTTTATTAGAGGATCATTTGCATAGCATGACCCTCCATTCTCCTCCTGAGAGTATCCACGCTCTTGATGTAGAGGGATTGAGAAAACCAGAAGTAACTTTTTGGAGTGCATGGGAAGACGGGGAATTAACCGGCTGTGGGGCGTTAAAAGAATTAGATGACAAGCATGGAGAAGTAAAGTCGATGAAAACCTCTCCTAATCACTTGCGCAAAGGAGTAGCGAGAAAATTACTGCTCCATATTATGGAGGAAGCAAAAAATCGAGGATATAGCCGATTAAGTTTAGAGACAGGTTCCATGGATGCTTTCCTTCCTGCCAAAAGACTGTATGAAAGATTAGGATTTGAGTATTGCGGCCCGTTTTCGGATTATGAGGAAGATCCGAATAGTGTGTTTATGACGTTAGAATTGTAA
- a CDS encoding Crp/Fnr family transcriptional regulator — translation MKVIENLEQLEVYIRSFQLEAIFPEKLKEHLHLYAFKQGEFICTQGQAAEYLYILVDGKMKIYTTTAEGKTLILSFKTPLEMVGDVEYVRDTDILNTVEAISDVIMIGVHKRHLKQYASDYAPFLQFLLDIITKKFYIKSSSMRFNLFYPVEVRLASYLLSVSFDEEDPLYNTERNEINLKDTANLIGTSYRHLNRVIQQFCQDGLIERKKGYMIVKNREGLTSLAGRSIYEEGLGE, via the coding sequence ATGAAAGTGATTGAAAACCTAGAGCAGTTAGAAGTGTATATTCGAAGCTTTCAACTGGAAGCTATTTTTCCTGAAAAGTTAAAAGAGCATCTACATCTTTATGCCTTCAAACAAGGGGAATTTATTTGTACACAAGGACAGGCTGCTGAATATCTTTATATATTGGTGGATGGAAAAATGAAGATATATACAACTACAGCAGAAGGAAAAACGCTAATTCTTTCCTTTAAAACTCCTCTGGAAATGGTCGGAGATGTGGAATATGTAAGAGATACTGATATCCTTAATACGGTAGAGGCCATCTCGGATGTAATCATGATTGGTGTTCATAAACGACATTTAAAGCAATACGCAAGCGACTATGCACCCTTCTTACAGTTCCTGTTGGATATAATCACAAAGAAGTTCTATATTAAATCAAGTTCGATGCGCTTCAATTTGTTCTATCCAGTGGAAGTGAGACTTGCTAGTTATTTATTGTCTGTTTCTTTTGATGAGGAGGATCCATTATACAATACGGAGCGTAACGAAATTAATCTAAAGGATACAGCGAATTTAATTGGCACTAGTTACCGTCATTTAAATAGAGTGATACAGCAATTTTGTCAGGACGGTCTGATTGAACGGAAAAAAGGATATATGATAGTGAAAAATCGCGAGGGTTTAACGAGTTTAGCTGGCAGAAGTATTTATGAAGAAGGATTGGGTGAATAA
- a CDS encoding LysR family transcriptional regulator → MQYDALKTFVTLVEVKNFTKTAEMLLMSQPSVSLHIKNLEKEFQTKLLDRSPKYLKVTPTGQMLYDCAVQMIRLYDQTRQHIMEHHHAIKGELKIGASFTIGEYILPSLLLDLQKQHPELQIQVTIGNTEEIVQAVRLYEVDIGLIEGQTNDKDLQVIPFMEDELYIVASRNHPLANRKEISISELHDQAWITREVGSGTREYLNHVIRSNGLRAQSFLTISSNQGIKETLINGNGLSLLSKSVIERDVKNGNLCIIPVVNTRFTRRLSYLFAPIMKEKQNVLTFIETLKETFPYND, encoded by the coding sequence ATGCAGTACGACGCATTAAAAACATTTGTGACCCTTGTTGAAGTGAAGAATTTTACAAAGACAGCAGAAATGCTGCTTATGTCTCAACCGAGCGTTAGTTTACATATAAAAAATCTTGAAAAGGAATTTCAAACAAAATTACTGGACCGGTCCCCTAAGTATTTAAAGGTAACGCCAACAGGTCAAATGCTCTATGATTGTGCGGTTCAAATGATTCGCTTATATGATCAGACAAGACAGCATATTATGGAGCACCACCATGCAATCAAAGGGGAGTTGAAAATAGGGGCTAGTTTTACGATTGGTGAATATATTCTTCCTTCCTTATTACTTGATTTGCAAAAGCAGCATCCAGAATTGCAAATACAAGTAACGATAGGAAATACAGAAGAAATTGTTCAAGCAGTAAGACTATATGAAGTAGACATTGGTTTAATTGAAGGACAAACAAATGATAAGGATTTGCAGGTTATTCCTTTTATGGAAGATGAGCTATATATTGTCGCTTCTAGGAATCATCCATTAGCAAACCGCAAAGAAATTTCGATTTCTGAACTCCATGATCAAGCATGGATTACAAGGGAGGTTGGATCAGGGACGAGAGAATACTTAAACCATGTCATTCGTTCCAATGGCTTAAGAGCCCAATCCTTCTTAACCATTAGTAGTAATCAAGGAATTAAGGAAACATTAATCAATGGAAATGGCTTATCACTATTATCTAAAAGCGTGATTGAACGAGATGTAAAGAACGGGAATCTGTGTATTATTCCAGTAGTAAACACTCGATTCACAAGAAGACTGTCTTATTTATTTGCCCCTATTATGAAGGAAAAACAAAATGTTCTTACCTTTATAGAGACGTTAAAGGAGACTTTCCCCTATAATGATTAA
- a CDS encoding cupin domain-containing protein, with product MSVHPASPSFQLFGDSTQSVNYRRDPYNYITQLFSDQMPAIHTGLFNVHLNQGIIVQPHWHTNVNELVFVISGEVMTSVFNPFTQSIMTYHVKPGQASQFPKGWFHWIVALRNNTHFLTIFDQPKPDIVFGSDFLRFLPKEIVNRAYCVNESAYANAIAPINQSSILGPPPGCEQNGGNMNTTYHSTQPSPTMHPYLNLSSPPYPY from the coding sequence ATGTCTGTTCATCCAGCTTCTCCTTCCTTTCAGCTTTTTGGTGATTCAACCCAGTCTGTTAATTATAGAAGGGATCCTTATAATTACATTACCCAACTTTTTTCTGATCAGATGCCGGCTATACATACTGGGTTATTCAATGTGCATCTTAATCAGGGTATCATCGTTCAGCCGCATTGGCATACTAATGTGAATGAACTTGTATTTGTCATAAGTGGGGAAGTTATGACATCTGTTTTCAACCCTTTTACACAAAGTATTATGACTTATCATGTAAAACCCGGGCAGGCATCTCAATTCCCAAAAGGTTGGTTTCACTGGATAGTAGCATTGCGAAACAATACACATTTCCTTACTATCTTTGATCAACCGAAACCGGATATTGTGTTTGGTTCCGATTTTTTACGCTTTTTACCGAAAGAGATTGTTAACAGAGCTTATTGTGTAAATGAATCAGCCTATGCAAATGCAATAGCACCAATTAATCAATCTTCTATTCTAGGACCACCACCAGGGTGTGAGCAAAACGGAGGAAACATGAACACTACTTATCATTCCACGCAGCCTTCACCTACTATGCATCCTTATCTCAACCTTTCCTCACCACCTTACCCATATTAA
- a CDS encoding ATP-binding cassette domain-containing protein: MNEAVYITANHVSKEIKNHPILKDINLRLHKGAIYGFRGKNGSGKTMLFRALCGLILPTEGEVMVDGLKLGKDVSFPPSVGVLIEYPGFLAGYTGFKNLKMLASLTNTITDDRIKEAIRQVGLDPEDKRKYRKYSLGMKQRLGLAQAIMEKPDLIILDEPTNALDTDGIEEFKKLLLELKKENKCILIASHDKEDLEYLSDEIFVMENGKIIEHYERKGENE; this comes from the coding sequence ATGAATGAGGCGGTTTACATAACAGCAAATCATGTTTCCAAAGAAATAAAAAATCATCCGATTTTAAAGGATATTAATCTCCGTTTACATAAAGGGGCTATTTATGGTTTTCGTGGAAAGAATGGATCTGGAAAAACAATGTTGTTTCGAGCGCTTTGTGGGTTAATTTTGCCAACGGAGGGAGAGGTAATGGTAGATGGATTAAAACTGGGTAAAGATGTTTCATTCCCGCCAAGCGTTGGTGTGCTGATTGAGTATCCAGGTTTTTTAGCAGGATATACAGGATTTAAGAATTTAAAAATGCTTGCTAGTCTAACTAATACCATTACCGATGATCGAATCAAGGAAGCAATTCGTCAAGTTGGATTAGATCCAGAAGACAAGCGAAAATATCGGAAATATTCCCTTGGTATGAAGCAACGTCTAGGTCTAGCACAAGCAATAATGGAAAAACCAGACTTAATTATATTAGATGAACCAACAAACGCCTTAGATACAGATGGAATTGAAGAATTCAAAAAGCTGCTGTTAGAGCTAAAGAAAGAGAATAAATGCATCCTTATTGCAAGTCATGATAAGGAAGATTTGGAGTATTTATCCGATGAAATTTTTGTAATGGAGAATGGGAAAATTATCGAGCATTATGAACGAAAAGGAGAAAACGAATGA
- a CDS encoding YjjG family noncanonical pyrimidine nucleotidase, with amino-acid sequence MKNYQTLLFDVDDTLLDFAAAEDNAFRLLMQEQGVSYSEEWKRQYQQLNQGLWKAFEEGKITRDEVVNTRFTLFFEKMGKKVDGALLEQSYREYLGEGNQLLDGAMELIMKVSNHFDLYIVTNGMSATQEKRLKASGLYPFFKAIFVSEDTGYQKPMKEFFDYCFDRIPLFNKETTLIIGDSLSADIQGGYNAGIDTCWINPLKKENKTDVQPTYEIAKLEELLIILEREKQSNH; translated from the coding sequence TTGAAGAATTATCAAACCTTGCTTTTTGATGTAGATGATACATTACTGGACTTTGCAGCTGCGGAGGACAATGCCTTTCGGTTATTGATGCAGGAGCAAGGAGTCTCATATAGTGAAGAATGGAAAAGACAGTATCAACAGCTAAATCAAGGCCTTTGGAAAGCATTTGAAGAAGGAAAAATTACGCGTGATGAGGTAGTTAATACAAGATTCACCTTATTCTTTGAGAAGATGGGTAAAAAAGTAGATGGAGCTTTATTAGAGCAAAGCTATCGCGAATATTTAGGAGAAGGAAACCAGTTGCTAGATGGAGCGATGGAATTAATCATGAAGGTTTCAAACCATTTTGATTTATATATTGTGACAAATGGCATGTCAGCGACGCAAGAGAAGCGATTAAAGGCATCTGGACTATATCCATTCTTTAAAGCTATTTTTGTGTCGGAGGATACTGGCTATCAAAAGCCGATGAAAGAGTTCTTTGATTATTGCTTTGATCGAATTCCTCTATTTAACAAGGAGACAACGTTAATTATTGGTGATTCATTAAGTGCGGATATCCAAGGTGGATATAATGCGGGAATTGATACTTGTTGGATTAATCCATTAAAGAAGGAAAATAAAACAGATGTGCAACCAACATATGAAATCGCCAAACTAGAAGAGCTCCTTATTATTCTAGAGAGAGAAAAACAATCGAACCATTAA
- a CDS encoding SDR family oxidoreductase — MKNKKHYGSETKCEEIEWTFPPQHQTRQPGFEYLMDPLPIFDNPKYIGTGKLKDRTAIITGGDSGIGRAVAVAFAKEGANIVIAYYDEHIDAETTKQAIEHYGSSCFLIPGDLRRKEHCEFIVQKTLETFGKIDILVNNAAVQFFQDDLTEIPDEQWELTFDVNIHAYFHLTKATLPHLKKGASIVNTTSLVAYIGVSQLIDYTTTKGAIVSYTRALANSLVSKGIRVNAVAPGPFWTPLQPASQSAESIATLGSDVPMKRAGQPYEIAPVYVLLASDDGSYMTGQTIHVNGGAMVTT; from the coding sequence GTGAAGAATAAGAAGCATTATGGATCTGAAACAAAATGTGAAGAAATCGAATGGACTTTTCCGCCACAGCATCAAACTAGGCAGCCTGGTTTTGAATATCTGATGGACCCTCTTCCTATTTTTGATAATCCTAAATATATCGGAACAGGAAAATTAAAAGACCGAACTGCGATTATCACTGGGGGCGATAGTGGAATTGGTAGAGCTGTTGCAGTGGCATTTGCAAAAGAAGGAGCAAATATCGTTATCGCTTATTATGATGAGCATATAGATGCTGAAACAACGAAACAAGCAATCGAACATTATGGTAGTTCTTGCTTCCTTATTCCAGGAGACCTGAGAAGAAAAGAACACTGTGAATTCATTGTTCAGAAAACACTCGAAACGTTTGGAAAAATTGATATTTTGGTAAATAACGCAGCAGTCCAATTTTTCCAGGATGACTTAACAGAGATACCAGATGAACAATGGGAATTAACATTTGATGTCAATATCCATGCCTACTTCCACTTAACAAAGGCAACATTACCTCATTTGAAAAAAGGAGCTAGTATTGTCAATACAACCTCCCTCGTTGCCTATATCGGTGTAAGCCAATTGATTGATTATACAACGACAAAAGGTGCCATCGTTAGTTATACACGAGCACTAGCTAACAGCCTTGTCAGTAAAGGTATCCGAGTAAATGCTGTAGCACCTGGCCCATTCTGGACTCCCCTCCAGCCTGCGTCACAATCAGCTGAAAGTATTGCTACATTAGGTTCAGATGTGCCGATGAAGCGTGCTGGCCAACCATACGAAATTGCACCTGTCTACGTACTGCTTGCCTCTGATGACGGTTCTTATATGACGGGACAGACAATCCATGTAAATGGCGGTGCTATGGTTACTACCTAA
- the cysI gene encoding assimilatory sulfite reductase (NADPH) hemoprotein subunit: MVKQVLKAPDGPPSDVERIKEESNYLRGTLKESMEEEISSGISEDDNRLMKFHGSYLQDDRDIRNERAKQKLEPAYQFMLRVRTPGGVATPEQWLTMDDLAQKYGNNTLKLTTRQAFQMHGILKWNMKQTIQDIHQSLLDTIAACGDVNRNVMCNPNPYQSELHGEVYEWSQKLSDHLLPRTQAYHELWLDKEKVAFTPTVEETEVEPMYGKLYLPRKFKIGIAVPPSNDIDVFSQDLGLIAITEAEKLVGFNVAIGGGMGMSHGDKATYPQLAKVIGFCTPEQILDVAEKVITIQRDYGNRSVRKNARFKYTVDRLGLENVVEELENRLGWKLQEAREFHFNHNGDRYGWEKGIKGKWHFTLFVEGGRIKDYENYPLMTGLREIAKVHTGDFRLTANQNLVIANVSTRNKKQITNLIEQYGIMDGKRFSALRRNSIACVSLPTCGLAMAEAERYLPVLIDKIEEIVDENGLREEEITIRMTGCPNGCARHALGEIGFIGKGPGKYNMYLGAAFNGSRLSKLYRENVGEEEILSELRVLLPRFAKERLENEHFGDFVIRAGIVKEVTDGTNFHD; the protein is encoded by the coding sequence ATGGTGAAACAAGTATTGAAAGCTCCAGATGGACCACCAAGTGATGTGGAACGAATTAAAGAAGAAAGTAACTATTTACGTGGCACTTTGAAAGAATCCATGGAAGAGGAAATAAGCTCAGGTATATCAGAAGATGATAACCGCTTAATGAAGTTCCACGGAAGTTATTTACAGGATGATCGTGATATTCGAAATGAGCGAGCAAAACAAAAATTGGAGCCTGCCTACCAATTTATGCTCCGTGTTCGAACTCCTGGTGGAGTAGCGACACCGGAACAATGGCTAACAATGGATGATTTGGCACAGAAGTATGGTAATAATACATTAAAATTAACTACACGCCAAGCTTTCCAAATGCACGGCATTTTGAAATGGAATATGAAACAGACAATTCAAGATATCCATCAATCCTTACTAGATACGATTGCAGCTTGCGGAGACGTAAACCGTAATGTGATGTGTAACCCGAACCCTTATCAGTCTGAGCTTCACGGAGAGGTGTATGAATGGTCTCAAAAATTAAGTGATCATTTATTACCTCGTACACAAGCTTATCATGAGCTATGGCTCGATAAGGAAAAAGTTGCTTTCACTCCAACTGTGGAGGAAACAGAAGTAGAGCCAATGTATGGAAAGCTTTATCTACCTAGAAAATTTAAAATTGGGATCGCAGTTCCTCCTTCTAATGATATCGATGTATTCTCCCAAGATCTTGGGCTTATTGCGATTACAGAAGCTGAAAAATTGGTTGGATTCAATGTGGCAATTGGCGGTGGAATGGGCATGTCGCATGGCGATAAAGCGACCTATCCGCAGCTTGCAAAAGTAATCGGATTCTGTACACCAGAACAAATTCTTGATGTGGCAGAAAAAGTAATTACTATTCAACGTGATTATGGTAATCGTTCTGTTCGTAAAAATGCTCGTTTCAAATATACTGTGGATCGCCTCGGCTTAGAGAATGTGGTTGAAGAATTAGAAAACCGTTTAGGCTGGAAGCTTCAAGAAGCAAGAGAATTCCATTTTAACCACAACGGTGATCGCTATGGCTGGGAAAAAGGTATCAAAGGAAAATGGCATTTCACTTTATTTGTGGAAGGCGGCCGTATTAAAGACTATGAAAATTATCCTTTAATGACTGGATTACGGGAGATTGCCAAGGTACACACTGGAGACTTCCGATTAACCGCTAATCAGAATTTAGTAATCGCCAATGTTTCGACACGCAATAAAAAGCAAATTACTAACTTAATAGAGCAATATGGCATCATGGATGGAAAACGTTTCTCTGCCTTGCGCCGTAATTCGATTGCCTGTGTATCTCTGCCAACATGTGGTTTAGCAATGGCAGAAGCAGAGCGATATTTACCAGTCTTAATTGACAAGATTGAGGAAATTGTCGATGAAAACGGATTGCGTGAAGAAGAGATTACCATTCGCATGACTGGATGCCCAAATGGCTGTGCTCGCCATGCTTTAGGTGAAATTGGCTTTATCGGGAAAGGTCCTGGAAAATACAATATGTACTTAGGTGCTGCCTTCAACGGAAGCCGTTTAAGTAAACTTTATCGGGAAAATGTCGGCGAGGAAGAAATCCTTTCTGAGCTTCGTGTATTACTCCCTCGTTTTGCAAAAGAACGCTTAGAAAATGAACACTTTGGTGATTTTGTTATTCGTGCTGGCATTGTGAAAGAAGTAACGGATGGAACCAATTTCCATGATTGA
- a CDS encoding DMT family transporter, which produces MIYGLLIAFISGSLVGVQNIFNNRVNQKAGLWATTTLVLALGFIASFILGFISEGTGLFHLENMQTWYWFSGIIGVGVVVCMTKGIRHLGATYAVSISLSSQLVFALLFDSLGLLGLEKVPFTLKQLIGVVVIIGGILVFKMGGASEKKQPVKELAKR; this is translated from the coding sequence ATGATATATGGCTTACTTATTGCTTTTATTAGCGGTAGTCTAGTTGGGGTGCAAAACATATTTAATAATCGTGTAAATCAGAAGGCAGGCCTTTGGGCTACGACTACTTTAGTATTAGCGTTAGGATTTATTGCTTCCTTTATTCTTGGCTTTATTTCAGAGGGGACAGGACTCTTTCATTTAGAAAATATGCAGACATGGTACTGGTTCAGTGGGATTATCGGTGTTGGTGTTGTTGTTTGTATGACAAAAGGGATTAGGCATTTAGGAGCAACATATGCCGTTTCGATTTCCTTGTCTTCCCAACTAGTTTTTGCCTTACTCTTTGATTCCCTCGGTTTATTGGGATTAGAAAAGGTTCCATTTACTCTAAAGCAGTTAATCGGGGTAGTGGTCATTATCGGTGGAATACTTGTTTTCAAAATGGGTGGAGCATCAGAAAAGAAGCAGCCAGTGAAAGAATTGGCGAAAAGATAG
- a CDS encoding FMN-dependent NADH-azoreductase has translation MNVLVVKANNRPASEAVSSKMYETFMESIKGAENLNVNVYDVYAEDTPYFGQELFDAFGKVQSGAELTDIEQRLLAAKQKAMDALTAADLVVFAFPLWNLTIPAKLQTFIDYVYAAGFAFKFDAEGNMIQLMTDKKAILLNARGGIYSTPEAAPSEMAVNYMRTVFGGIFGMEIIDEVIIEGHNAMPDKAASIVEEGLQKVAAVANKLVAQTV, from the coding sequence ATGAATGTATTAGTAGTAAAAGCAAACAATCGTCCAGCTTCTGAAGCTGTATCAAGCAAAATGTATGAAACGTTTATGGAGTCTATTAAAGGTGCTGAAAACCTTAATGTAAATGTATACGATGTATACGCAGAAGATACTCCTTACTTTGGTCAAGAATTATTCGATGCTTTCGGTAAAGTACAAAGCGGAGCAGAATTAACAGATATAGAGCAACGCCTATTAGCTGCAAAACAAAAAGCTATGGATGCTTTAACAGCTGCTGATTTAGTAGTTTTCGCATTCCCACTTTGGAACTTAACAATTCCAGCTAAATTACAAACATTTATTGATTATGTATATGCTGCAGGTTTTGCATTTAAATTTGATGCAGAAGGTAACATGATTCAATTAATGACAGATAAAAAAGCGATCCTTTTAAATGCTCGCGGTGGAATCTATTCTACTCCTGAAGCTGCACCATCAGAAATGGCTGTTAACTATATGCGTACTGTTTTCGGTGGCATATTCGGAATGGAAATCATTGATGAAGTAATTATTGAAGGTCATAACGCAATGCCTGATAAAGCTGCTTCAATCGTTGAAGAAGGTTTACAAAAGGTAGCTGCTGTTGCAAATAAATTAGTAGCTCAAACTGTTTAA
- a CDS encoding DMT family transporter, producing the protein MRGILFAFMGGAFITLQGVANARISQDIGSWQAATITQFTGFVLAFLILLITKEEAFSKYKQVKPLYLAGGSFASVIIFSTITAMHLVGATLTISTALIAQLFVTFLIDSYGWFGLEKQQMKTPQFIGIGMMIIGVLLLKM; encoded by the coding sequence ATGAGAGGTATTTTATTTGCGTTTATGGGTGGAGCATTTATAACCCTGCAAGGAGTAGCGAATGCAAGAATTAGCCAGGATATTGGTTCCTGGCAGGCAGCAACAATTACACAGTTTACTGGGTTTGTACTTGCCTTTCTCATCTTGCTGATTACCAAAGAAGAAGCATTTTCAAAATATAAACAAGTAAAGCCGCTATATTTAGCGGGAGGATCATTTGCATCGGTTATTATTTTCAGCACAATTACAGCGATGCATTTAGTTGGCGCCACGTTAACGATTTCAACTGCTTTAATTGCCCAGCTGTTTGTGACTTTTCTAATCGATAGCTATGGCTGGTTCGGATTGGAAAAACAACAGATGAAAACTCCGCAGTTTATTGGAATTGGCATGATGATAATAGGTGTTCTTTTATTAAAAATGTAA